CGGTCGAGCGATGCTCGACAAGAAGGCCCTGGATGTCCAGATCCTGCACGTCGGTCCGTTAACCTCGGTAGCAGACTACCTCGTCATCGGGTCAGCGGAATCAGATCGGCAGACACGCGCCATTGCAGACCATGTCAGCGACGTCCTGACCGGCCAGGGAGACCGGCCCCTCAGCGTCGAAGGCACCACATCAGGCCAGTGGGTCTTGATGGATTTCGGCGACGTCGTCGCGCATATCTTTCGGCAGGACGCCCGCGAGCACTACGCGCTGGAGCGTCTCTGGAGCGATGCGAAGCCACTGAGCATTCCGGAAGAGAAGCCGGAAGAGAAGCCCGAAAAGCCTGTCGCACCCAAACGGCGCATTATCGTCAGGACACCCAAAGCACGAAAATCGGTCTAGACCATGTTCAGACTGCTGCTCACCATCTTCCTCATCAGCGCCGGCGTCTTCATCTATAGCTATTTCCGTGAGCTGAACCCCGGCATGGTGATGGTCCGCACGAGCTCTGCCGTGGAATTTGAACTGAGCCCGGTGACGCTGGTGCTCATTTCCATGGCGATCGGCGCCGTGGTCGTGACCTTCGTGGTGGGCTTACAGCAAACCGCGCACGCCATCATCACCTGGCAAAGCAGCCGCCTGGCGCGACGGAAAGAAAAAGTGGACGCTCTGCATCGCGAAGGCACCCACGCCTTCATGTCCAAGCGCACGGTCGAGGCCATGAGCCTCTTCGAGAAAGCGCTGGCGATGGATCCCAATCGCGTGGACTCCCTGCTGTGGCTGGGCAATATCTACCGATCCGAACTCAACTACGCCGAAGCCATCCGGCTGCACCAGCATGCCCATCGCGTCGACGATCGAAACATCGAAGTCCTGCTGGAGCTGGGGAAAGATCTGGAAGGCGCCAAGCGCTATGAAGACGCGCTGCAGGCCTTGCAGAAGATCCTCAAGATCGAACCGGATAACCTGACCGCCTTGATCCGCAAACGCGACCTTCTTATCCGTCTGGAGAAGTGGAGCGATGCGCTGGAAATTCAACACCGCCTCTTAAAAGCGAATCTGCCTGAGTCGGAAAAGCAGGCCGAAGCGGACCTCCTCGTCGGCTGCATGTACGAAGTCGGCCGCCAGCTGCTGGAGCGAGGGCACCCCGACAAGGCTCGCCGGTATTTCCGCGGCGCCATCAAGAAAGAACGGAGCTTCCTGCCGGCCTACATCGGCATCGGGGAAATCCTGATCCATGAAGGCAAGACGAAGGACGCGGTAGAAATCTTGAAGAAGGTCTACAGCCGGACCAGGAGCGTCATCATCCTCCATCGTTTGGAAGAACTCTTCCTGGAGCAGGGCGAGCCCGGCGAGATCATCCGCGTGTACCAGGAAGCCCTGCAGCAAGACCCCCAGAATCCCGTGCTGCAGTTCTATCTGGGGAAACTCTACTATCGGCTTGAAATGGTCGACGAAGCGTTCGACGTGCTCTCCACAATCGAAGGGCCGCAAGATCATCTGCTGGACTATCACAAGATCATGGCCAATCTGTATCTGCGCAAGCAGCACTTCGAGCAGGCCATCGTCGAACTCAAGAAAGCGCTCAGCTTCAAGAAGCGCGTGATCGTCCCCTATATCTGCACCCAGTGCCAGCAGGAATCATTGGAATGGTCGGGCCGCTGCCGCCGCTGCGCCCGCTGGAACACCCTCACCGCCCTCCCCTGGCTCGAAGCCGGCCAACCGGCCGCGGGCGCAGAGAATGCTCCATCTTCTGCCCGCACCGTCCCCTACCAGGGCATTGCTTCTCCGTTTGAAACCGTGTAGGTTTTCTCCCGTCCCGATCTCGTACAACCCGTATCGATCAAACCCGTTTCCCGCACGCACGACTGAAAGGTGTCTGTCATGACCGATTACATGCAACTGGCGAACA
Above is a window of Nitrospira sp. DNA encoding:
- a CDS encoding tetratricopeptide repeat protein, whose product is MFRLLLTIFLISAGVFIYSYFRELNPGMVMVRTSSAVEFELSPVTLVLISMAIGAVVVTFVVGLQQTAHAIITWQSSRLARRKEKVDALHREGTHAFMSKRTVEAMSLFEKALAMDPNRVDSLLWLGNIYRSELNYAEAIRLHQHAHRVDDRNIEVLLELGKDLEGAKRYEDALQALQKILKIEPDNLTALIRKRDLLIRLEKWSDALEIQHRLLKANLPESEKQAEADLLVGCMYEVGRQLLERGHPDKARRYFRGAIKKERSFLPAYIGIGEILIHEGKTKDAVEILKKVYSRTRSVIILHRLEELFLEQGEPGEIIRVYQEALQQDPQNPVLQFYLGKLYYRLEMVDEAFDVLSTIEGPQDHLLDYHKIMANLYLRKQHFEQAIVELKKALSFKKRVIVPYICTQCQQESLEWSGRCRRCARWNTLTALPWLEAGQPAAGAENAPSSARTVPYQGIASPFETV
- the rsfS gene encoding ribosome silencing factor produces the protein MLDKKALDVQILHVGPLTSVADYLVIGSAESDRQTRAIADHVSDVLTGQGDRPLSVEGTTSGQWVLMDFGDVVAHIFRQDAREHYALERLWSDAKPLSIPEEKPEEKPEKPVAPKRRIIVRTPKARKSV